The Phycisphaerae bacterium region CCGAGACGTTCTACGCATGGTACTTCCCGACCTTGCTCAAGCACCTGGAGGAGAAGGGCTGGCTGGACCGGTACGTTCAGCATCTGGCCGACGAGCCCATTCCCGGCAACATCGAGAGCTACCGCGCCATGGCCGCCCTCGTTCGCAAGCATGCCCCCAGGCTCAAGACCATCGAAGCCTGCCACACCAAGGACCTCGTGGGAGCGATCGACATCTGGGTTCCCCAGCTCAACTTCTATCACCAGGACTACAAGCACTACACCCAGCGGCAGAAGGCCGGCGATGAGGTCTGGTTCTACACCTGCGTCTTCCCGCAAGGCGAATACGCCAACCGGTTCATCGAGCAGCCGCTGATCAAGACCCGACTGCTGCACTGGATCAACTACCGCTATGGCGCGACGGGATACCTGCACTGGGGCTACAACTGGTGGACGGATCAGGATCCGTTCAAGATGACGACTCGTCCCCACGGCGGACCGGAGTACTTGCCGGCGGGCGACGCCTGGATCGTCTATCCGGGAGCCGACGGCCCGCTGGACTCCCTCCGCTTCGAGGCCATGCGCGACGGCATCGCCGACCACGAGTTGCTCAGCATGCTGGGTGAGCGCGACGCCGGAGCGGCGGAGAAGCTGGTCGGTACGCACGTCCTGGCCTTCGATCGCTACGATTGTGACGCGGCCACCTTCCGGGCCACGAGGCACGCGTTGCTCGAGCAGCTCGACCAGGCCCGCTGACAAGGCCCTACTTGAACACGAATCACACTTCCGCGTCAACCATCCGTGGAACCTCGACGTCGTTCAGGAACGCCGAGCCTCCCTCGAAGTGGTGGGAGTCGAGCAGATTGCGGACGCCCACCGCAATCGAGGCCTGCTTCTTTCAGAATTCACACTCGCTGCCGCCGATCGTCTGGCACTCTCTCTCGGCACAAGGCTCGGTCGTGGGGCATCCCTTCTACTTGAAGACCAGCCGTACCTCCGCGTACACCATGCGCGGGGCCTCCCCGTGATTCGAGAACGCCGTGCTTCCCTCTGGGTGGTCGGGGTCGAGCAGGTTGCGCACGCCCACGGCCACCGAGCCTCGGTCTTTCCAGAACTCGTATTCCCCGCGCAAGTCGAGCCGGAAGTAGGAGTCAAAACTCTGGCGGAACTGGGGAAACAGCGGGCTTACCGCTGAGACCGAATCGACGTAGTAGAGATGGGCGGAGAGGTGCACTCGATCGAGCGGGCTGTATCGCGTGCCGACCATGAACTTATGGCGGGGCTGACTGATCTCGTCGATGTAAGCCCCGCGGTATGAACCGTTGGTGTCGAACCGCTCGAAGGTGTAGTTGCCCAGCAGCGTCAGCTGCGGGTTGACGGGGTACCGGGCATCCAGCTCGGCCCCATAGGTCCAGCCTCGGACACCGTTCTCGAAGTACTCCTGCAGCAGGCCGGGCGGGCCGGGGCGCAGATGACCAATGTACATGTTGTCGGTCTGATTGCAGAACAGGTTGGCGTTGGTCTGGAGCCGCTTGAAGAACTCGCCTCGATAGCCCAGTTCATAGGCGATGACCTGTTCGGCGTCGACGTCCTGGTCGGACGTCATGTGAGCTAGCCCGCCGAGCATCGGTATTTGCATGAACCGGATGCCCAACGGCGGCATCTGGAAGGCCCGGGCCACCGCCGCGTAGACGAAGGAGGTATCCGAGAGCTCGCGGGACAGGGCCACGCGCCCGCTGGGCTCGAACCCGCCATAGAATTCGTAGTCGATCCTGGCGCCCAGATCGAGCCTCCACCGGGGGGCAAACTGCCATTCGTCGTTGACGTACAAGCCGATGATCGCCGTGGAGGCGAAATCCTTGCTCATCAGATAGGGGTCCGAGTTGGAGGCATCAAGTAGGTCCGTTCGGGTGTCGAGCCCCCAGGTGAGCGTGTGGCCGTCCCGGTTCTTGATCGTGTCAGTGAATTGAAGGGCAATCTGCTGATAGCGGTAGTCCACCGAGCGGGTGCCGTGGCACGCGTAGTAGTCGTTGACGTAGGCGTTCAGGGCGAATTGGTTGTCCGGGGCAACCTGGTGTTCCCACTTGCCGAGAATGAAGGAAGCCTGAGCCGTGGGATTCTTGGAGCTGAAGAGCTTGGCCAGCGGCGCCACCGAAACGCCGCCGTCCGTCAGCCCGTGTCCGCCGGAAAGGGTGATCTTGTCGGCCGGCCCGGCGTCGTAGATCGCGTGCACCCCGGAACGTCCGATCTTGAGGTCGTCCTCCAGGCCGGCCAGGAGCGAGCCGCCGCGACGGAAACCATCGCTGCCTTCATATTCGCCGGAAACGCGCAGCCGAAGCTTGTGGTCGGAGAAACCGTACCCGAGGTGTTCCTTCTGAGCACCGCGCGAACCGCCGCCTCCGGTCACCGTCAGCCCTTGCTGCTCGGCAGGATCCTTGGTGATGATGTTGATCACCCCGTAGACCGCGTTGGCTCCCCAGGTCACGCCGCCTGGGCCGCGGATGATCTCGATTCGAGCGATGTCCTCAAGCTGGAACGGCCAGTTGCCCCACAGCGTTCCTCCGAAGAGCGTGTCAAACACCTGGCGACCGTCCACCAGTACCAGCGTCTTTCGGGCGAGAGCGCCTTGCCCTCCGCGGGGTGACACGGCCGCGATGTTGTAGGTGATGTCGGCCACATCGACACCGGCGGCCAGCCGCAGCGCGTCCGGGACGTTTCGGGCCCCCGAGGCTCGGATGTCCTCGGCGGTAATGATCGTCGCGGCAAACGGGAGGGTGTTGATCTTCTGTTCATGCCTCGATGCGGTCACGACGATAGGGACTTCCAGGGTGAGCAGGTCGATGTCGTCGGTGGTGAACTCATTCCCGGGGGCGCTGGCCGGCTGACTGGCCGCCGGGGCAGCGGAACCGTGCGTCAAGGTCTCGTTTCCGCTCGTTTGGCTGGCAGATCCGCAGATCAGGGTAAGAAAGAAGGCTGTGCGTGTCATCAGCATCGGGAATGCTCCACGGCTCACCGTCAACGTCTCGACCCGGACCCGCTTGCGCGGTCGTCGTGGCGGTGTGCTGCCTGAACAGCTCGGATGGCGGTTACTCGTTGCCATAGCGAATCGTCGTCTCGTTCAGGACCGGGCCAGGAATCGTGAGGCCGATCATGCTGGCCGTACGCTCGTTGACGGCTTTCTGGATCTGGTCGGGATACTGCAGACCGATCTTGGACGGCGCCTCACCAGCAAGGACGCGCATCGCGACACGGGCCGTCTGCTGACCAATTGACTCGTAACTGGTGTAGCAGCCGCCCAGTGCGCCGCTCTTGACGAAGTTCTCGGAGAACGCCCAGACCGCCTTCTTCTGCCTCAAACCCCACAACAAGGCGGGTCTGACGGTATCCTTGGTATAAACCTGGGCGTCCGCGATCATCAGCAGTGCATCGCAGTTCCTGCGAGTGAGCTCCTCGATGCCCTTGGCGAACTCGTCTCTGGAGGTCTCGATGAGGGCGATGCTGAGACTGGTCTCGGTGCCGGCCCGATGGATGGCCTCCGCCGTTCGCTTGGACCGGAGACTGTACAGGACCCCCACGCTCCGGACTTGGGGCTGAACCTTGCCGATCCACTGGAGCTGGGTTCTGGGCAGGACGTCCGTGGTCACACCCGCAACCCGGGAGTAGTGTGTGTTGCTCCTCTCGGTCATGGGGAAATCAGAGGCGTTGGTGATCATGCCGTAGACCACAGGAACAGCCTTGATGTTCTCCAGGGCCGCCGAGGTAGCCTGCTCGCCAATCGTGATAATCACGCTCGGCCTGACTCCTTCCACCCGCTTGAGGACATCGAAGAGGTCGGAACTGGCCGCCGGGGGAGCCCCGGGTTGAGACGCGGTTCCGGTGGTGACGGATGGGCCCTGACGAGGCAATTCGTACAGTTTGACTTCATGCCCCTTGTCCCCGAGGGTCTTCTCCGCAGCGATGGCCGCAGACTTGTAGGCGTCGTGCGGGGCCAGCAGAATCGCGATGGAAGCCGCCTCGACCTTGGCCTGGGCGAGTGCGATCGTCCCAAGGGTCATCGCAAGGGAGAGGATCCCGCAGGTGAGGCGAGACTGTCTCGGGGACAGGATGTGGACTTGTGGACCGCTCGTCGCCATCAGGGCATTCCGCACTTATGTCCCCGACTCAGAGGTGCGGATCCAGCTTCGGATCACGAAACCCCTTGATCCCTGGACCACCGTAGAGCACGGATGGCCGCAAGCAGGCTTATTATCGGCATCCTGGCCCCTTACTGAAGGTAAAGCGTGGTCGGTCTTCCCGTTTCCGGTCATTGGGACGATCCTCCAACAGGCAATCTGAGCTTGTCGTGTGATGGAAATCCGCCAGGCAGCACCTACACATGTCGGGTGTCTCAAAGGCCGATGTAATGACAGGCTGGGGTCTGGGGACAAGAACGACCGACGTGCTGGGTCGGATGAGGAGTAGTCCACACTTGGGTCTCAAGGGACGGGCGTTAATCTTCTGTGTTTTGTTGCTGGCCGGCACCGTCGGCACGCTGAGCACGTCGCTCAGCTACCTGCATCACCGCACGGCCGTCCGGAATGTCCACCAACAAGCGATGATCCAGGCGAAGTCCATTGGACGAACTGCCGAGCCGGACATCCTGTTGAACGATGCGAAGGGTCTTCAGCGGCTTCTGCAGGCGACTGGGGAGGCTGGCCAGTTCCGACTTGGCCAGATTACGGATCCGGAGGGCAAAATCCTGGCTCGGTCCGGGCAATCTCCGCCTGGGGGCGAGCCTGAGCTTCCCCCGGTCAGCGTCCGCCCGAGACAGCCGGATGCGTTCCTGGTGACCTCCGAGAATGAGGAGGTCATCGTGTGGGTGCCCGTATGCTGGCGGGCCAACGATCTGGACCTCGGCCCGCTTCCTGCGGAGGAGAGCGAGGACCCCAAGACCGGCGTCGGCGTCCCGATCGGCTATGTGTGCCTGAGTTACTCGATGGCTCCGCTCCGTGCCGAGATGTGGCGGCACCTCATGCTCAGCGCGGTGATATCGGGTGGGGTCATCCTGATCGGCCTGCTGGTGACGTTCGGCGTGGTTCGCCACGTGTTGACTCCGGTCGAAGACCTGGCCCGTACGGCGGCGGCTATTGCCGACGGCGATCTGTCCAAGCGGGCCAGCGAGGATGCGATCGGAGAGATCGGGACGCTCGCCGAGTCCTTCAATCACATGGCCGAGACCATCCGCCAGTACACTGAGAGCCTGGAGGAGCAGGTTCACGAGCGGACCATCGAGTTGACCGATGCCCTCCGGCGGGCCGAGGCGGCGACCCTGGCCAAGAGTGAATTCCTGGCCAACATGAGTCACGAGATACGCACTCCACTCACGGCCATCATGGGCTACACTGACATTCTGATTGAGGAGAGCTACAGCCGGGCGGCCCAGGAACCGCTGGGGATTGTCAAGCGCAATGGGCAGCATCTGCTGCAGATCATCAACGACATCCTCGACCTGTCCAAGATTGAATGCGGCAAGATGGAGATCGAGCGTGTTGCGATGCCGTTGGTCGGTCTGATTGCCGAGATCAAGTCGCTGATGCAGATACGCGTGGAGGCGAAAGGTCTGAGCTTCCGCATCGAGTACGCGGGTGAGATTCCGGAGACCATTGAGAGCGATCCGACCCGCGTTCGCCAGATTCTGATCAACCTGGTCGGCAACGCGATCAAGTTCACGGAAGCGGGCGGCGTCCGGCTTCAGGTGCGGTTTGTCGAAGCCGCCGGGCCGGACATTGTTGAGCAGGTGTCGGTCACGCTGGACAGCGAGGGCGAAGCCGGCGCCCAGGTCCGAATCAGGCCGGGGGATCCTTGCCTTGAGATCCAAGTCATTGACACGGGGATCGGCATGGACAGCGAGCAGATCGGTCGTCTGTTCCAGCCGTTTTCTCAGGGGGACACCTCCATGACCCGCCGGTTTGGCGGTACCGGTCTCGGCCTGGCCATCAGTCGTCGTCTCGCCCAGCGGCTGGGGGGTACGGTCACGGTTCGAAGCGAGCTGGGCAGGGGAAGCACGTTCACGTTGCTTCTTGCCACCGGTCCGCTGGAAGGGGTACGCCGGATCGCGAAGCCCGACGACGTGATCATCACCGAGTCGGTGGTCGAACGTACGACCGAGCCACCAGCGGAGCCCAAGGACCTGGGCGCTCGAATCCTCCTGGCCGAGGATGGGCCGGATAACCAGCGTCTGATTTCCTTCGTGCTGAAGAAAGCCGGTGCCGCCGTTGTCGTGGCGGAGAACGGGAAGGTAGCGGTCGAGATGGTGCGAGCGGCCCAGCGGGAAGGTCGGCCGTTCGATCTGGTGCTGATGGACATGCAGATGCCGGTTCTCGATGGTTACGGTGCGACCGGTCAACTTCGCAGGATGGGTTGTTCGGCGCCGATCATTGCCCTCACTGCCCATGCCATGGCCGGTGACAAGGACAAGTGTCTATCCGCCGGTTGCACGGACTACGCGACGAAGCCGATTGATCGCAGGGTGCTCCTCGATGTCATCCGGCGGTGTCTTGGGAACGCAGCCTCCACGGCCCAGGCCACCCCATCGGTTTGACGGGCATTGATTGGATCTGGGGCTCGCCCGCGCGGCGGGTTCCGGGCGCGGTTCATGGTCTTCTTGCAGCTTCTCTTTTGCAGCAGGGGATTCGGTGATTCGCATCTTCCCGGACAGCTGGATGAGGAGGCGATCCTGTCCCGTCGGGGGCATGCCGGCTGAGCGGATACTGGCTTAGAGCAGCTCCGTCAGGGCATCGGCGAGGCGATCGTACTGCCCTGCGTTGTTGTACACCTGGGCGGCGACGCGCAGCATGGCCTGGCGTGGTGCCGGCCAGTAGAACACGGGGACCTCGATCGAGAAGCGATCGGCCAAGATCCGGCCCAGGCGGGGCAGGGGCACGGGTGCGGCCGGGTCGGCGGGCTCGGTGGCGGCGGGCACGTCCGGCAGCCTGACGGCGGCAATTGAGCCGATCATCTCTTCCGAGCACGCCGGCTGGGTGCCGAGTCGATGGCAGAGCATCCGCCGCGCGGCCAGGACGGTCTCGCGGTTGTGCCGCATCAGTCCGTCGAGGCCGCTGGGCACCAGGGTTGACACGAACCGGATGGCCTGGCCCACGCAGAGCCAGGCGGTGGGATCGTCCGTACCTTGCCAGTCGAAAGCGTCCTGGAAGCTGGTGTAGCCGAGCCGGGGCTGGTTGTAGCCGTGGCTGATGATCGGCGGCTGGATGCCCTCCTGCCGGTCGGGCCGGACATAGAGGAATGCAGATCCTTTTGGTGCGCATAGCCACTTATGGCAGTTGCCGGTGTAGTAGGCTGCCCCGAGCTGATCGAGATCCAGCGGCAGCATCCCGGGGGCGTGAGCCCCGTCCACGAGGACATCGACGCCGCGTTCGGCCAGCCGCCGGACCAGTTCCTGGATCGGGAAGACAGCCGCGGTCGGGCTGGTGACGTGGTCGAGCACGGCCAGCCGCGTTCGGTCGGTCACGCAGCCGAGAACGGCATCCAGAACCTCCTGGGGCGATTGGATCGGGACGGGCACTTTGGCGACGACCGCTTCGGCGTCCTGGCGCCGGGCGACATATCGAACCACGTTGGAGCAGGCGTTATAGCCGTGATCGGTCACCAGCAGCTGGTCGCCTGGTCGGAAGCGAAGTGATCGCACGACCGCGTTGACGGCCGCGGTGGCGTTGTGGACGAAGACCAGGTTTTCCGGTCGGCCGCCCACGAGGCTTGCCAGGCATCGCCGGGACTCGTCCAGGAGCGGGAACATATCGCGTACCAGGAAGGGGACCGGCCGCTCCTCCATGCGTTTGCGCAGCCGGGCCTGCAACTCCAGCACTGGCCTGGGGCAAGCCCCGAAAGCGCCGTGGTTGAGCATGACGATAGACGGATCGAGTAACCAGGTAGGCTTGGTCATGGATGTTGGGGTGCGGTGGAAAACGGGTCGTGGGGGGTCGGCGGTGTCCTCGTTTTGGCAGGAATCCGCGTTACCGCCCCGCGAGTACCCGGGCGACCCGTGTCACGGCTCGGTATTCACCATTCACATCGCGGGTACTCGGTGCGACGGAAGACCATCAAGCACGCGGCCCGAGGCTTTGCGGGA contains the following coding sequences:
- a CDS encoding TonB-dependent receptor; translation: MLMTRTAFFLTLICGSASQTSGNETLTHGSAAPAASQPASAPGNEFTTDDIDLLTLEVPIVVTASRHEQKINTLPFAATIITAEDIRASGARNVPDALRLAAGVDVADITYNIAAVSPRGGQGALARKTLVLVDGRQVFDTLFGGTLWGNWPFQLEDIARIEIIRGPGGVTWGANAVYGVINIITKDPAEQQGLTVTGGGGSRGAQKEHLGYGFSDHKLRLRVSGEYEGSDGFRRGGSLLAGLEDDLKIGRSGVHAIYDAGPADKITLSGGHGLTDGGVSVAPLAKLFSSKNPTAQASFILGKWEHQVAPDNQFALNAYVNDYYACHGTRSVDYRYQQIALQFTDTIKNRDGHTLTWGLDTRTDLLDASNSDPYLMSKDFASTAIIGLYVNDEWQFAPRWRLDLGARIDYEFYGGFEPSGRVALSRELSDTSFVYAAVARAFQMPPLGIRFMQIPMLGGLAHMTSDQDVDAEQVIAYELGYRGEFFKRLQTNANLFCNQTDNMYIGHLRPGPPGLLQEYFENGVRGWTYGAELDARYPVNPQLTLLGNYTFERFDTNGSYRGAYIDEISQPRHKFMVGTRYSPLDRVHLSAHLYYVDSVSAVSPLFPQFRQSFDSYFRLDLRGEYEFWKDRGSVAVGVRNLLDPDHPEGSTAFSNHGEAPRMVYAEVRLVFK
- a CDS encoding response regulator, translated to MGLKGRALIFCVLLLAGTVGTLSTSLSYLHHRTAVRNVHQQAMIQAKSIGRTAEPDILLNDAKGLQRLLQATGEAGQFRLGQITDPEGKILARSGQSPPGGEPELPPVSVRPRQPDAFLVTSENEEVIVWVPVCWRANDLDLGPLPAEESEDPKTGVGVPIGYVCLSYSMAPLRAEMWRHLMLSAVISGGVILIGLLVTFGVVRHVLTPVEDLARTAAAIADGDLSKRASEDAIGEIGTLAESFNHMAETIRQYTESLEEQVHERTIELTDALRRAEAATLAKSEFLANMSHEIRTPLTAIMGYTDILIEESYSRAAQEPLGIVKRNGQHLLQIINDILDLSKIECGKMEIERVAMPLVGLIAEIKSLMQIRVEAKGLSFRIEYAGEIPETIESDPTRVRQILINLVGNAIKFTEAGGVRLQVRFVEAAGPDIVEQVSVTLDSEGEAGAQVRIRPGDPCLEIQVIDTGIGMDSEQIGRLFQPFSQGDTSMTRRFGGTGLGLAISRRLAQRLGGTVTVRSELGRGSTFTLLLATGPLEGVRRIAKPDDVIITESVVERTTEPPAEPKDLGARILLAEDGPDNQRLISFVLKKAGAAVVVAENGKVAVEMVRAAQREGRPFDLVLMDMQMPVLDGYGATGQLRRMGCSAPIIALTAHAMAGDKDKCLSAGCTDYATKPIDRRVLLDVIRRCLGNAASTAQATPSV
- a CDS encoding aminotransferase class V-fold PLP-dependent enzyme → MTKPTWLLDPSIVMLNHGAFGACPRPVLELQARLRKRMEERPVPFLVRDMFPLLDESRRCLASLVGGRPENLVFVHNATAAVNAVVRSLRFRPGDQLLVTDHGYNACSNVVRYVARRQDAEAVVAKVPVPIQSPQEVLDAVLGCVTDRTRLAVLDHVTSPTAAVFPIQELVRRLAERGVDVLVDGAHAPGMLPLDLDQLGAAYYTGNCHKWLCAPKGSAFLYVRPDRQEGIQPPIISHGYNQPRLGYTSFQDAFDWQGTDDPTAWLCVGQAIRFVSTLVPSGLDGLMRHNRETVLAARRMLCHRLGTQPACSEEMIGSIAAVRLPDVPAATEPADPAAPVPLPRLGRILADRFSIEVPVFYWPAPRQAMLRVAAQVYNNAGQYDRLADALTELL